The following proteins are encoded in a genomic region of Coffea eugenioides isolate CCC68of chromosome 6, Ceug_1.0, whole genome shotgun sequence:
- the LOC113774725 gene encoding B3 domain-containing transcription repressor VAL2-like isoform X4: MDSKVCMNQQCTSSSSSSSIDLKRGWPLRSGGFATLCHHCGIAYEQLVFCDKFHSNDSGWRECTTCGKRLHCGCVASSSWLELLDSGGVNCISCSESHGICSNLTGEKNKDCRVFSADDGGGKQFTTVGSQSNGSRSRHLLPKPVKSIMAAGLEANVSSLTQLRVARPPVEGRIKNQLLPRYWPRITDQELRQISGDSNSTVVPLFEKVLSASDAGRIGRLVLPKACAEAYFPPISQPEGLPLRIQDVQGKEWVFQFRFWPNNNSRMYVLEGVTPCIQSMQLQAGDTVTFSRMDPEGKLLMGFRKASLMQTCSDFPSQDNKHLSSIPKGSFSSEPFFLPGADNLHSANSQSALLDSVKGSGVFPLSALSKHFSAVEFGWHIAEMNGEKTLDGIFPSSMLVPERKRSRNIGSKSKRLLIDSQDAFELKLSWEELQDMLCPPPCVKPSTVAIEDHEFEEYDQPPVFGKKSIFTMRQSGEQEQWAQCDSCLKWRRLPVNVLLPPKWTCQEHTWALSRPSCSGPEDLSPHELESLLKMSKEHKKQKIASGLKSAHEHESSDPDGLGNSKAVRGDTSGTSAASIATTTKHPRHRPGCSCIVCIQPPSGKGKHKPTCTCNVCMTVKRRFKTLMMRKKKRQSEREAEIAQRNKFDWVSKEEAEVESYQQLVIPHDSLENHKRLGSESEFLSQSNKQSEKLEEIGKEQLDLNCHPDRENLQQSSSRVSMVSLLQEASLPLQTYLKQNGLTSLVSDQRVSSGSNVLLPQVTRESEVQFDEDQCLSHEIQEQEVKEELSETDQAGNDPS, encoded by the exons ATGGATTCCAAGGTATGCATGAACCAGCAGTGCACTTCGTCCTCATCCTCGTCTTCAATTGATCTCAAAAGGGGTTGGCCTTTACGATCCGGTGGCTTCGCCACTCTCTGTCACCATTGCGG CATTGCTTATGAACAATTAGTCTTCTGCGACAAGTTCCACTCAAACGACTCTGGTTGGAGGGAATGCACAACGTGTGGTAAG CGTCTTCATTGTGGATGCGTTGCGTCTAGCTCTTGGCTCGAGCTACTTGACAGTGGTGGTGTAAATTGTATTAGCTGCTCGGAAAGTCATGGAATTTGCTCT AATTTGACTggtgaaaaaaataaagattgCAGAGTATTCTCAGCAGATGATGGCGGGGGAAAGCAATTCACTACTGTGGGCAGTCAGTCAAAT GGGTCTAGATCTCGCCATCTCTTGCCCAAACCTGTAAAATCTATTATGGCTGCAGGCTTGGAGGCAAATGTTAGCTCACTTACCCAGTTAAGGGTGGCAAGACCACCTGTTGAAGGAAGAATTAAGAACCAGTTGCTTCCTCGTTATTGGCCCAGGATAACAGACCAGGAGCTGCGGCAAATATCTGGAGA CTCGAATTCCACTGTCGTTCCTTTGTTTGAAAAGGTTTTGAGCGCCAGCGATGCTGGTCGAATTGGTCGATTGGTTCTTCCAAAAGCATGTGCTGAA GCATATTTTCCACCAATCTCTCAACCAGAAGGCCTTCCTTTGAGGATTCAGGATGTTCAAGGCAAAGAATGGGTGTTTCAATTCagattttggccaaataataaCAGCAGAATGTATGTCTTAGAAGGTGTAACCCCTTGCATACAGTCAATGCAATTACAAGCTGGAGATACTG TGACCTTCAGTCGCATGGATCCTGAAGGAAAACTTTTAATGGGTTTCAGGAAGGCTTCACTTATGCAG ACATGTTCGGATTTCCCTTCACAGGATAATAAACATCTGTCTAGCATCCCGAAGGGCTCTTTTTCAAGTGAACCATTCTTTTTGCCTGGTGCTGATAATCTACATTCAGCTAACAGTCAGTCTGCCCTTCTTGACTCGGTTAAAGGAAGCGGGGTTTTTCCTCTGAGTGCATTGTCAAAACATTTCAGTGCTGTGGAGTTTGGCTGGCACATAGCTGAGATGAATGGTGAAAAGACTCTGGATGGCATATTTCCATCATCCATGTTAGTTCCAGAGCGCAAAAGAAGTCGGAATATTGGGTCAAAAAGCAAGAGATTGCTCATTGATAGCCAAGATGCTTTTGAGCTGAAACTTTCATGGGAAGAGTTACAGGACATGCTCTGCCCTCCACCGTGTGTTAAGCCAAGCACTGTTGCAATTGAGGATCATGAATTTGAAGAATATGAT CAACCACCAGTTTTTGGGAAGAAGAGCATTTTCACCATGCGCCAATCAGg GGAGCAGGAGCAATGGGCTCAATGTGATAGTTGCTTAAAATGGAGAAGGCTGCCAGTTAATGTTCTTCTCCCTCCTAAGTGGACATGTCAGGAACACACCTGGGCTCTAAGCAG GCCATCATGTTCTGGACCAGAGGACCTGAGTCCCCATGAGCTTGAGAGTCTTCTGAAAATGAGCAAGG AACACAAAAAGCAGAAAATTGCGTCAGGCCTTAAGTCAGCCCATGAGCATGAATCCTCTGATCCAGATGGTTTGGGAAATTCTAAGGCTGTTCGTGGTGATACAAGTGGGACGTCTGCTGCATCAATTGCAACAACTACAAAGCACCCCAGGCATCGTCCTGGCTGCTCTTGCATTGTCTGCATTCAGCCTCCTAGTGGCAAGGGTAAACACAAGCCCACATGTACATGCAATGTCTGCATGACTGTAAAGCGACGCTTTAAGACCCTAATGATGCGCAAAAAGAAGCGTCAATCAGAACGAGAAGCAGAAATCGCACAAAGGAACAAGTTTGATTGGGTTTCCAAGGAAGAAGCAGAAGTTGAGAGCTACCAACAACTGGTTATACCACATGATTCTCTGGAGAATCACAAGAGACTAGGGAGCGAATCTGAATTTCTAAGCCAAAGCAACAAGCAGTCAGAAAAACTTGAGGAAATTGGAAAAGAGCAATTAGACTTGAATTGTCATCCAGACCGTGAAAATTTGCAGCAGAGTTCATCCCGTGTCAGCATGGTGAGTCTTCTCCAAGAAGCCAGTCTACCTTTGCAAACCTATCTAAAGCAGAATGGTCTTACAAGCTTGGTTTCTGATCAACGAGTGAGTTCAGGGTCTAATGTGCTCCTCCCACAAGTTACTAGAGAGAGTGAGGTACAATTTGATGAGGACCAGTGTCTTTCTCACGAGATACAGGAGCAAGAAGTAAAAGAGGAACTTTCAGAAACAGATCAAGCTGGAAATGATCCTTCATga
- the LOC113774725 gene encoding B3 domain-containing transcription repressor VAL2-like isoform X3, whose amino-acid sequence MDSKVCMNQQCTSSSSSSSIDLKRGWPLRSGGFATLCHHCGIAYEQLVFCDKFHSNDSGWRECTTCGKNLTGEKNKDCRVFSADDGGGKQFTTVGSQSNVGITDKMKLVQFGDDAGSSDQSQLFLSQTDDRIESLGQRKMKENFLTSGEFGSPFLSVLNQTSVEAAQNAQLNEYKEYMPIKDTHGSSVQTNLTISPPATSGDKIFLPAVVAEERPLNKKSSSFLQGSRSRHLLPKPVKSIMAAGLEANVSSLTQLRVARPPVEGRIKNQLLPRYWPRITDQELRQISGDSNSTVVPLFEKVLSASDAGRIGRLVLPKACAEAYFPPISQPEGLPLRIQDVQGKEWVFQFRFWPNNNSRMYVLEGVTPCIQSMQLQAGDTVTFSRMDPEGKLLMGFRKASLMQTCSDFPSQDNKHLSSIPKGSFSSEPFFLPGADNLHSANSQSALLDSVKGSGVFPLSALSKHFSAVEFGWHIAEMNGEKTLDGIFPSSMLVPERKRSRNIGSKSKRLLIDSQDAFELKLSWEELQDMLCPPPCVKPSTVAIEDHEFEEYDQPPVFGKKSIFTMRQSGEQEQWAQCDSCLKWRRLPVNVLLPPKWTCQEHTWALSRPSCSGPEDLSPHELESLLKMSKEHKKQKIASGLKSAHEHESSDPDGLGNSKAVRGDTSGTSAASIATTTKHPRHRPGCSCIVCIQPPSGKGKHKPTCTCNVCMTVKRRFKTLMMRKKKRQSEREAEIAQRNKFDWVSKEEAEVESYQQLVIPHDSLENHKRLGSESEFLSQSNKQSEKLEEIGKEQLDLNCHPDRENLQQSSSRVSMVSLLQEASLPLQTYLKQNGLTSLVSDQRVSSGSNVLLPQVTRESEVQFDEDQCLSHEIQEQEVKEELSETDQAGNDPS is encoded by the exons ATGGATTCCAAGGTATGCATGAACCAGCAGTGCACTTCGTCCTCATCCTCGTCTTCAATTGATCTCAAAAGGGGTTGGCCTTTACGATCCGGTGGCTTCGCCACTCTCTGTCACCATTGCGG CATTGCTTATGAACAATTAGTCTTCTGCGACAAGTTCCACTCAAACGACTCTGGTTGGAGGGAATGCACAACGTGTGGTAAG AATTTGACTggtgaaaaaaataaagattgCAGAGTATTCTCAGCAGATGATGGCGGGGGAAAGCAATTCACTACTGTGGGCAGTCAGTCAAATGTTGGTATTACTGACAAGATGAAGCTTGTTCAGTTCGGTGATGATGCAGGCAGTAGTGACCAATCACAGTTGTTTCTGTCTCAGACAGATGATAGGATTGAGTCTCTTGGGCagaggaaaatgaaagaaaattttcttACATCAGGAGAATTTGGAAGCCCCTTTTTGTCAGTTTTAAATCAGACATCAGTTGAAGCAGCTCAAAATGCCCAATTAAATGAATATAAGGAATATATGCCGATTAAAGATACTCACGGTTCATCAGTTCAAACAAATTTAACTATATCACCTCCAGCAACATCAGGagataaaatttttttacctGCAGTGGTTGCTGAAGAAAGGCCACTAAACAAGAAGAGTTCTTCCTTTTTGCAGGGGTCTAGATCTCGCCATCTCTTGCCCAAACCTGTAAAATCTATTATGGCTGCAGGCTTGGAGGCAAATGTTAGCTCACTTACCCAGTTAAGGGTGGCAAGACCACCTGTTGAAGGAAGAATTAAGAACCAGTTGCTTCCTCGTTATTGGCCCAGGATAACAGACCAGGAGCTGCGGCAAATATCTGGAGA CTCGAATTCCACTGTCGTTCCTTTGTTTGAAAAGGTTTTGAGCGCCAGCGATGCTGGTCGAATTGGTCGATTGGTTCTTCCAAAAGCATGTGCTGAA GCATATTTTCCACCAATCTCTCAACCAGAAGGCCTTCCTTTGAGGATTCAGGATGTTCAAGGCAAAGAATGGGTGTTTCAATTCagattttggccaaataataaCAGCAGAATGTATGTCTTAGAAGGTGTAACCCCTTGCATACAGTCAATGCAATTACAAGCTGGAGATACTG TGACCTTCAGTCGCATGGATCCTGAAGGAAAACTTTTAATGGGTTTCAGGAAGGCTTCACTTATGCAG ACATGTTCGGATTTCCCTTCACAGGATAATAAACATCTGTCTAGCATCCCGAAGGGCTCTTTTTCAAGTGAACCATTCTTTTTGCCTGGTGCTGATAATCTACATTCAGCTAACAGTCAGTCTGCCCTTCTTGACTCGGTTAAAGGAAGCGGGGTTTTTCCTCTGAGTGCATTGTCAAAACATTTCAGTGCTGTGGAGTTTGGCTGGCACATAGCTGAGATGAATGGTGAAAAGACTCTGGATGGCATATTTCCATCATCCATGTTAGTTCCAGAGCGCAAAAGAAGTCGGAATATTGGGTCAAAAAGCAAGAGATTGCTCATTGATAGCCAAGATGCTTTTGAGCTGAAACTTTCATGGGAAGAGTTACAGGACATGCTCTGCCCTCCACCGTGTGTTAAGCCAAGCACTGTTGCAATTGAGGATCATGAATTTGAAGAATATGAT CAACCACCAGTTTTTGGGAAGAAGAGCATTTTCACCATGCGCCAATCAGg GGAGCAGGAGCAATGGGCTCAATGTGATAGTTGCTTAAAATGGAGAAGGCTGCCAGTTAATGTTCTTCTCCCTCCTAAGTGGACATGTCAGGAACACACCTGGGCTCTAAGCAG GCCATCATGTTCTGGACCAGAGGACCTGAGTCCCCATGAGCTTGAGAGTCTTCTGAAAATGAGCAAGG AACACAAAAAGCAGAAAATTGCGTCAGGCCTTAAGTCAGCCCATGAGCATGAATCCTCTGATCCAGATGGTTTGGGAAATTCTAAGGCTGTTCGTGGTGATACAAGTGGGACGTCTGCTGCATCAATTGCAACAACTACAAAGCACCCCAGGCATCGTCCTGGCTGCTCTTGCATTGTCTGCATTCAGCCTCCTAGTGGCAAGGGTAAACACAAGCCCACATGTACATGCAATGTCTGCATGACTGTAAAGCGACGCTTTAAGACCCTAATGATGCGCAAAAAGAAGCGTCAATCAGAACGAGAAGCAGAAATCGCACAAAGGAACAAGTTTGATTGGGTTTCCAAGGAAGAAGCAGAAGTTGAGAGCTACCAACAACTGGTTATACCACATGATTCTCTGGAGAATCACAAGAGACTAGGGAGCGAATCTGAATTTCTAAGCCAAAGCAACAAGCAGTCAGAAAAACTTGAGGAAATTGGAAAAGAGCAATTAGACTTGAATTGTCATCCAGACCGTGAAAATTTGCAGCAGAGTTCATCCCGTGTCAGCATGGTGAGTCTTCTCCAAGAAGCCAGTCTACCTTTGCAAACCTATCTAAAGCAGAATGGTCTTACAAGCTTGGTTTCTGATCAACGAGTGAGTTCAGGGTCTAATGTGCTCCTCCCACAAGTTACTAGAGAGAGTGAGGTACAATTTGATGAGGACCAGTGTCTTTCTCACGAGATACAGGAGCAAGAAGTAAAAGAGGAACTTTCAGAAACAGATCAAGCTGGAAATGATCCTTCATga
- the LOC113774725 gene encoding B3 domain-containing transcription repressor VAL2-like isoform X2 — MDSKVCMNQQCTSSSSSSSIDLKRGWPLRSGGFATLCHHCGIAYEQLVFCDKFHSNDSGWRECTTCGKRLHCGCVASSSWLELLDSGGVNCISCSESHGICSNLTGEKNKDCRVFSADDGGGKQFTTVGSQSNVGITDKMKLVQFGDDAGSSDQSQLFLSQTDDRIESLGQRKMKENFLTSGEFGSPFLSVLNQTSVEAAQNAQLNEYKEYMPIKDTHGSSVQTNLTISPPATSGDKIFLPAVVAEERPLNKKSSSFLQGSRSRHLLPKPVKSIMAAGLEANVSSLTQLRVARPPVEGRIKNQLLPRYWPRITDQELRQISGDSNSTVVPLFEKVLSASDAGRIGRLVLPKACAEAYFPPISQPEGLPLRIQDVQGKEWVFQFRFWPNNNSRMYVLEGVTPCIQSMQLQAGDTVTFSRMDPEGKLLMGFRKASLMQDNKHLSSIPKGSFSSEPFFLPGADNLHSANSQSALLDSVKGSGVFPLSALSKHFSAVEFGWHIAEMNGEKTLDGIFPSSMLVPERKRSRNIGSKSKRLLIDSQDAFELKLSWEELQDMLCPPPCVKPSTVAIEDHEFEEYDQPPVFGKKSIFTMRQSGEQEQWAQCDSCLKWRRLPVNVLLPPKWTCQEHTWALSRPSCSGPEDLSPHELESLLKMSKEHKKQKIASGLKSAHEHESSDPDGLGNSKAVRGDTSGTSAASIATTTKHPRHRPGCSCIVCIQPPSGKGKHKPTCTCNVCMTVKRRFKTLMMRKKKRQSEREAEIAQRNKFDWVSKEEAEVESYQQLVIPHDSLENHKRLGSESEFLSQSNKQSEKLEEIGKEQLDLNCHPDRENLQQSSSRVSMVSLLQEASLPLQTYLKQNGLTSLVSDQRVSSGSNVLLPQVTRESEVQFDEDQCLSHEIQEQEVKEELSETDQAGNDPS, encoded by the exons ATGGATTCCAAGGTATGCATGAACCAGCAGTGCACTTCGTCCTCATCCTCGTCTTCAATTGATCTCAAAAGGGGTTGGCCTTTACGATCCGGTGGCTTCGCCACTCTCTGTCACCATTGCGG CATTGCTTATGAACAATTAGTCTTCTGCGACAAGTTCCACTCAAACGACTCTGGTTGGAGGGAATGCACAACGTGTGGTAAG CGTCTTCATTGTGGATGCGTTGCGTCTAGCTCTTGGCTCGAGCTACTTGACAGTGGTGGTGTAAATTGTATTAGCTGCTCGGAAAGTCATGGAATTTGCTCT AATTTGACTggtgaaaaaaataaagattgCAGAGTATTCTCAGCAGATGATGGCGGGGGAAAGCAATTCACTACTGTGGGCAGTCAGTCAAATGTTGGTATTACTGACAAGATGAAGCTTGTTCAGTTCGGTGATGATGCAGGCAGTAGTGACCAATCACAGTTGTTTCTGTCTCAGACAGATGATAGGATTGAGTCTCTTGGGCagaggaaaatgaaagaaaattttcttACATCAGGAGAATTTGGAAGCCCCTTTTTGTCAGTTTTAAATCAGACATCAGTTGAAGCAGCTCAAAATGCCCAATTAAATGAATATAAGGAATATATGCCGATTAAAGATACTCACGGTTCATCAGTTCAAACAAATTTAACTATATCACCTCCAGCAACATCAGGagataaaatttttttacctGCAGTGGTTGCTGAAGAAAGGCCACTAAACAAGAAGAGTTCTTCCTTTTTGCAGGGGTCTAGATCTCGCCATCTCTTGCCCAAACCTGTAAAATCTATTATGGCTGCAGGCTTGGAGGCAAATGTTAGCTCACTTACCCAGTTAAGGGTGGCAAGACCACCTGTTGAAGGAAGAATTAAGAACCAGTTGCTTCCTCGTTATTGGCCCAGGATAACAGACCAGGAGCTGCGGCAAATATCTGGAGA CTCGAATTCCACTGTCGTTCCTTTGTTTGAAAAGGTTTTGAGCGCCAGCGATGCTGGTCGAATTGGTCGATTGGTTCTTCCAAAAGCATGTGCTGAA GCATATTTTCCACCAATCTCTCAACCAGAAGGCCTTCCTTTGAGGATTCAGGATGTTCAAGGCAAAGAATGGGTGTTTCAATTCagattttggccaaataataaCAGCAGAATGTATGTCTTAGAAGGTGTAACCCCTTGCATACAGTCAATGCAATTACAAGCTGGAGATACTG TGACCTTCAGTCGCATGGATCCTGAAGGAAAACTTTTAATGGGTTTCAGGAAGGCTTCACTTATGCAG GATAATAAACATCTGTCTAGCATCCCGAAGGGCTCTTTTTCAAGTGAACCATTCTTTTTGCCTGGTGCTGATAATCTACATTCAGCTAACAGTCAGTCTGCCCTTCTTGACTCGGTTAAAGGAAGCGGGGTTTTTCCTCTGAGTGCATTGTCAAAACATTTCAGTGCTGTGGAGTTTGGCTGGCACATAGCTGAGATGAATGGTGAAAAGACTCTGGATGGCATATTTCCATCATCCATGTTAGTTCCAGAGCGCAAAAGAAGTCGGAATATTGGGTCAAAAAGCAAGAGATTGCTCATTGATAGCCAAGATGCTTTTGAGCTGAAACTTTCATGGGAAGAGTTACAGGACATGCTCTGCCCTCCACCGTGTGTTAAGCCAAGCACTGTTGCAATTGAGGATCATGAATTTGAAGAATATGAT CAACCACCAGTTTTTGGGAAGAAGAGCATTTTCACCATGCGCCAATCAGg GGAGCAGGAGCAATGGGCTCAATGTGATAGTTGCTTAAAATGGAGAAGGCTGCCAGTTAATGTTCTTCTCCCTCCTAAGTGGACATGTCAGGAACACACCTGGGCTCTAAGCAG GCCATCATGTTCTGGACCAGAGGACCTGAGTCCCCATGAGCTTGAGAGTCTTCTGAAAATGAGCAAGG AACACAAAAAGCAGAAAATTGCGTCAGGCCTTAAGTCAGCCCATGAGCATGAATCCTCTGATCCAGATGGTTTGGGAAATTCTAAGGCTGTTCGTGGTGATACAAGTGGGACGTCTGCTGCATCAATTGCAACAACTACAAAGCACCCCAGGCATCGTCCTGGCTGCTCTTGCATTGTCTGCATTCAGCCTCCTAGTGGCAAGGGTAAACACAAGCCCACATGTACATGCAATGTCTGCATGACTGTAAAGCGACGCTTTAAGACCCTAATGATGCGCAAAAAGAAGCGTCAATCAGAACGAGAAGCAGAAATCGCACAAAGGAACAAGTTTGATTGGGTTTCCAAGGAAGAAGCAGAAGTTGAGAGCTACCAACAACTGGTTATACCACATGATTCTCTGGAGAATCACAAGAGACTAGGGAGCGAATCTGAATTTCTAAGCCAAAGCAACAAGCAGTCAGAAAAACTTGAGGAAATTGGAAAAGAGCAATTAGACTTGAATTGTCATCCAGACCGTGAAAATTTGCAGCAGAGTTCATCCCGTGTCAGCATGGTGAGTCTTCTCCAAGAAGCCAGTCTACCTTTGCAAACCTATCTAAAGCAGAATGGTCTTACAAGCTTGGTTTCTGATCAACGAGTGAGTTCAGGGTCTAATGTGCTCCTCCCACAAGTTACTAGAGAGAGTGAGGTACAATTTGATGAGGACCAGTGTCTTTCTCACGAGATACAGGAGCAAGAAGTAAAAGAGGAACTTTCAGAAACAGATCAAGCTGGAAATGATCCTTCATga
- the LOC113774725 gene encoding B3 domain-containing transcription repressor VAL2-like isoform X1, translating into MDSKVCMNQQCTSSSSSSSIDLKRGWPLRSGGFATLCHHCGIAYEQLVFCDKFHSNDSGWRECTTCGKRLHCGCVASSSWLELLDSGGVNCISCSESHGICSNLTGEKNKDCRVFSADDGGGKQFTTVGSQSNVGITDKMKLVQFGDDAGSSDQSQLFLSQTDDRIESLGQRKMKENFLTSGEFGSPFLSVLNQTSVEAAQNAQLNEYKEYMPIKDTHGSSVQTNLTISPPATSGDKIFLPAVVAEERPLNKKSSSFLQGSRSRHLLPKPVKSIMAAGLEANVSSLTQLRVARPPVEGRIKNQLLPRYWPRITDQELRQISGDSNSTVVPLFEKVLSASDAGRIGRLVLPKACAEAYFPPISQPEGLPLRIQDVQGKEWVFQFRFWPNNNSRMYVLEGVTPCIQSMQLQAGDTVTFSRMDPEGKLLMGFRKASLMQTCSDFPSQDNKHLSSIPKGSFSSEPFFLPGADNLHSANSQSALLDSVKGSGVFPLSALSKHFSAVEFGWHIAEMNGEKTLDGIFPSSMLVPERKRSRNIGSKSKRLLIDSQDAFELKLSWEELQDMLCPPPCVKPSTVAIEDHEFEEYDQPPVFGKKSIFTMRQSGEQEQWAQCDSCLKWRRLPVNVLLPPKWTCQEHTWALSRPSCSGPEDLSPHELESLLKMSKEHKKQKIASGLKSAHEHESSDPDGLGNSKAVRGDTSGTSAASIATTTKHPRHRPGCSCIVCIQPPSGKGKHKPTCTCNVCMTVKRRFKTLMMRKKKRQSEREAEIAQRNKFDWVSKEEAEVESYQQLVIPHDSLENHKRLGSESEFLSQSNKQSEKLEEIGKEQLDLNCHPDRENLQQSSSRVSMVSLLQEASLPLQTYLKQNGLTSLVSDQRVSSGSNVLLPQVTRESEVQFDEDQCLSHEIQEQEVKEELSETDQAGNDPS; encoded by the exons ATGGATTCCAAGGTATGCATGAACCAGCAGTGCACTTCGTCCTCATCCTCGTCTTCAATTGATCTCAAAAGGGGTTGGCCTTTACGATCCGGTGGCTTCGCCACTCTCTGTCACCATTGCGG CATTGCTTATGAACAATTAGTCTTCTGCGACAAGTTCCACTCAAACGACTCTGGTTGGAGGGAATGCACAACGTGTGGTAAG CGTCTTCATTGTGGATGCGTTGCGTCTAGCTCTTGGCTCGAGCTACTTGACAGTGGTGGTGTAAATTGTATTAGCTGCTCGGAAAGTCATGGAATTTGCTCT AATTTGACTggtgaaaaaaataaagattgCAGAGTATTCTCAGCAGATGATGGCGGGGGAAAGCAATTCACTACTGTGGGCAGTCAGTCAAATGTTGGTATTACTGACAAGATGAAGCTTGTTCAGTTCGGTGATGATGCAGGCAGTAGTGACCAATCACAGTTGTTTCTGTCTCAGACAGATGATAGGATTGAGTCTCTTGGGCagaggaaaatgaaagaaaattttcttACATCAGGAGAATTTGGAAGCCCCTTTTTGTCAGTTTTAAATCAGACATCAGTTGAAGCAGCTCAAAATGCCCAATTAAATGAATATAAGGAATATATGCCGATTAAAGATACTCACGGTTCATCAGTTCAAACAAATTTAACTATATCACCTCCAGCAACATCAGGagataaaatttttttacctGCAGTGGTTGCTGAAGAAAGGCCACTAAACAAGAAGAGTTCTTCCTTTTTGCAGGGGTCTAGATCTCGCCATCTCTTGCCCAAACCTGTAAAATCTATTATGGCTGCAGGCTTGGAGGCAAATGTTAGCTCACTTACCCAGTTAAGGGTGGCAAGACCACCTGTTGAAGGAAGAATTAAGAACCAGTTGCTTCCTCGTTATTGGCCCAGGATAACAGACCAGGAGCTGCGGCAAATATCTGGAGA CTCGAATTCCACTGTCGTTCCTTTGTTTGAAAAGGTTTTGAGCGCCAGCGATGCTGGTCGAATTGGTCGATTGGTTCTTCCAAAAGCATGTGCTGAA GCATATTTTCCACCAATCTCTCAACCAGAAGGCCTTCCTTTGAGGATTCAGGATGTTCAAGGCAAAGAATGGGTGTTTCAATTCagattttggccaaataataaCAGCAGAATGTATGTCTTAGAAGGTGTAACCCCTTGCATACAGTCAATGCAATTACAAGCTGGAGATACTG TGACCTTCAGTCGCATGGATCCTGAAGGAAAACTTTTAATGGGTTTCAGGAAGGCTTCACTTATGCAG ACATGTTCGGATTTCCCTTCACAGGATAATAAACATCTGTCTAGCATCCCGAAGGGCTCTTTTTCAAGTGAACCATTCTTTTTGCCTGGTGCTGATAATCTACATTCAGCTAACAGTCAGTCTGCCCTTCTTGACTCGGTTAAAGGAAGCGGGGTTTTTCCTCTGAGTGCATTGTCAAAACATTTCAGTGCTGTGGAGTTTGGCTGGCACATAGCTGAGATGAATGGTGAAAAGACTCTGGATGGCATATTTCCATCATCCATGTTAGTTCCAGAGCGCAAAAGAAGTCGGAATATTGGGTCAAAAAGCAAGAGATTGCTCATTGATAGCCAAGATGCTTTTGAGCTGAAACTTTCATGGGAAGAGTTACAGGACATGCTCTGCCCTCCACCGTGTGTTAAGCCAAGCACTGTTGCAATTGAGGATCATGAATTTGAAGAATATGAT CAACCACCAGTTTTTGGGAAGAAGAGCATTTTCACCATGCGCCAATCAGg GGAGCAGGAGCAATGGGCTCAATGTGATAGTTGCTTAAAATGGAGAAGGCTGCCAGTTAATGTTCTTCTCCCTCCTAAGTGGACATGTCAGGAACACACCTGGGCTCTAAGCAG GCCATCATGTTCTGGACCAGAGGACCTGAGTCCCCATGAGCTTGAGAGTCTTCTGAAAATGAGCAAGG AACACAAAAAGCAGAAAATTGCGTCAGGCCTTAAGTCAGCCCATGAGCATGAATCCTCTGATCCAGATGGTTTGGGAAATTCTAAGGCTGTTCGTGGTGATACAAGTGGGACGTCTGCTGCATCAATTGCAACAACTACAAAGCACCCCAGGCATCGTCCTGGCTGCTCTTGCATTGTCTGCATTCAGCCTCCTAGTGGCAAGGGTAAACACAAGCCCACATGTACATGCAATGTCTGCATGACTGTAAAGCGACGCTTTAAGACCCTAATGATGCGCAAAAAGAAGCGTCAATCAGAACGAGAAGCAGAAATCGCACAAAGGAACAAGTTTGATTGGGTTTCCAAGGAAGAAGCAGAAGTTGAGAGCTACCAACAACTGGTTATACCACATGATTCTCTGGAGAATCACAAGAGACTAGGGAGCGAATCTGAATTTCTAAGCCAAAGCAACAAGCAGTCAGAAAAACTTGAGGAAATTGGAAAAGAGCAATTAGACTTGAATTGTCATCCAGACCGTGAAAATTTGCAGCAGAGTTCATCCCGTGTCAGCATGGTGAGTCTTCTCCAAGAAGCCAGTCTACCTTTGCAAACCTATCTAAAGCAGAATGGTCTTACAAGCTTGGTTTCTGATCAACGAGTGAGTTCAGGGTCTAATGTGCTCCTCCCACAAGTTACTAGAGAGAGTGAGGTACAATTTGATGAGGACCAGTGTCTTTCTCACGAGATACAGGAGCAAGAAGTAAAAGAGGAACTTTCAGAAACAGATCAAGCTGGAAATGATCCTTCATga